The genomic window AAACCATTCCATCGTAATCTGCTTCGGTATAAATAAATAACCAGAATGATATTGTGATTGACTGAATATCTGAGAAATCGAAACAAGGAGAATATAACATTATTTCTGTACTATCCTCGTAATCGGCATTTAAATTGGTCATCCAGGCATTGTTGCCACTGTGGGCAAAATTAATAACTGTTTGTGATGGATTTCCTAAATCCCAATTTTCTGTACCACTTACAATTTCGGGAACCCATTCATCACTAACTGTCTCAAAATCTTGAGAGTATGGGAATGTTGAAATGTTTAAGATATTAAAAGCCGAAGCCATTGCAGTATCATTGGCAAGGATAGGATCACCCGGCATTTCAGCCCAAGCTGTAATAATATGTTCACCATCGTCAGAAAAATCAGCAGTTGTAGAAAATGTATGATTGACACTTTCTGCATTTGCAAGATTTGTATTTAATATCATTGTGTCCTGAATGGGTGAATTATTATTTATTGAAAAACTAAAAGGAATTTCTTGTCCAATAAAGAGTGTATCCATACCATTATTGGTGAAATTTACTCCAATACTTTGATTATTACTTAAATCGCAACTTATTTCGGGAATACCTATTATTGAATTAACTAAAATGTCAATTTCCGGTGGTTCATAAATACTTATACTTCTGATAAATACGGCATCACCCTCGGGATAATCTACACTTTGATAAGAATATGATGAATCGTATTTGCATGAAGCTTGAAGTGTTAATTTAAAATCGGAACCACAAAAATCATCTAAAATAAAAGTTCGTACCTGATAAGGATCGCCTTGTGGCAAATTTGGATTAAAGTTCGAGACTCCATTAATATCGCTCAACTGAATTGTGTCGTTCACTAACACTCTAAACCAGCTATAATCCGTAATTGTAATAATATCTGATTGACGAAAGTCAATATCCATATTTAAAAATTGAAGAGTATTTGCCTCCACATTGCAAGAAATTGCACCTGAATGATGTGCTGAATTATTAATCCAGGCATTTTGAGGGCTTATACTTCCTGAACTACCATACCAACCTGAGTTTGTATTTCCTTCAAATCTAAGTACAATATCTCCATTGTCGTTGAAATAATACGCACTTGATTGACTATTATCATAAATATTGAAATAGTCGGTATTTGCTGTTTGGAAATCTTCAACAAAGGGGAATTGCGAAATATTTGCTATTGTACCAAAACCAGAAATAATAGAATCATTGAAAAAAATCGAATCTGTTGATAAACTTGTATAGGCTAAAATTTGATAATTCCCCGCAAATGTAGTATTAAATGTCCCTAATATCATATTTTCATTATTGCCCGGCAGAATTGTATCTGTATAAATTCCTGATACAACTTGATTATTTCCAAGTGGATCAGTTAGTTCGACAGTTATTGGAATATCAAATTGTTCAGCTCCGCCATTGTTTGAAATTATCACTTCAACTTCCTGACTTATATTACCACAAATTATTCCATTAGGTTCTACTATGGATATCACACCAACATCGTTCGGATCAGGTTCATAAAGTACAATATTATCTATTAATGCCTGATCTCCATCTGGATAATTTGTTGAATTATAATCGCCATTATATTTGCAGCATGCTTGAAAACTAAGACTAAAATTTCCTCCTGAATAAGCCGAAAGGTTAAATTTTAATGGTTCGTATGGATCACTTGTGCTAGTATTTGGATTAAAATTTGAAACTCCATATTCGTCGCTAATTTGTATAGAGTCGTTTATCAGCACTCTAAACCAGCTATTGTCGTTAGAATTTGTATGTTTTTGCTTTAAATCGAATTGTAAAACTAATCCTTGAAGAGAGCTCGCATCAATATTACAACTAATTGCTGATGAGTGATATGCAGTATTGTCTTCCCAGGCATTTTGAGCTGTAACACTGCCTGAATAGCCAGTCCATAAAGCCTGAGATATGCCACCTTCAAATCTTAAAGCTTTATTCGAACCTTCGTTAAATATATAAATATCAGAGTATTGATATGAAAATAAATTGAAATAATTATTTACACTTTCAAAATTCTCTGTGTAAGGAAAACTTGATATTGCTGATATAGTATTTGTATTAAATGAAATAGAATCATTCAGCAAATTCTGATCATTTTGTAAAGTGCAAAAGCATGATAATGAGTAAATTCCGCTGATTGACAAATCAATATTATTAAAATATATTGTATCAAGTTCCGATGCCCCAATTGGTCCGATTAGTGTATCGAAAAATGTTAGTGATACTCCCACAGGATCTGTAGCAATCAATTTAATAGGAATGTTAGATTGAGTCATAGCTCCGTAGTTCATGAAAACCACAGAAACTATTTCTGAATTACTTGAGCATATATATTCTGTTGGTGTTAAAAATGATACTACACCCATGTCGTCAAAAAGTGGTTCTGAAATACAGAAATTATCAATTGCCATATCGCTTCTATAGGTAGGACCTATTCCATTTCCAACAATTCCTCTAAATCTGATTACAATACTATCTTGTCCGCCAAAATCAATAATGGGTATAATTGCTTGATTCCAAGAATTTCCTTGATTTCCAAACATTTGCCAAACATCTTCGTGCCAAATAGTATCGTAAATGTCAAGATGCATACTTCCCATTCCGGTTCCATACATATGATAATCGAAGGAAATTTCAGGAAAAGAAAAACTTGTAAAGTCAAAAAGTGCTTCAACTATTGCAATATCACCTTGGACACGTGGACTTGATGCTTCGGTATATAGATAGAAGTTCCCGTCTGTTGCTGAAGAAGGACCTGTATTGCCAGTTTGTGTTCCATTTTCATCAGAAGTCCAGTCAAAATCATCATCAGATAATTGTTGCCAAAAACCAATAGTATCCTCAAAGCTTTCGCAATAAGGGAATGTGTCTATTAAGGTAGGAGAGAAGAACGTTATTGAGGTGCTTAATGTGTCTTCTAAGTTGTTTATATCTGCTACTCCGTTTGGGTTGGAAGTGTTAACAGTAATTTCATGACTTCCAACAGCAAAATTGAAATTCCCGACAAGAATAAAATCGGAGATAGAGTTTTGATTTATGTTTCCTGTCCACAACACACTATCACCTACTATGGAATCTACTTTCCATTCCAATGTTAAATTTTGTAAATTGCTATATCCAAAGTTTTGTATTTTGGTATAAATATTATGACTTCCTGCAACCGAAGGAATCGACTGAATTTCCACAATACCCGCATCGTTGGCCGGAATTGCGAAAATGTCTTTGCAAATAGTATCGTTGATATTGAAGGAATCTGTTGGTAAAATTGTATAAGCACATATTTCTGAAAACCCTTGCGGGATTACAACAGTTTGTAGATCAACTGTATCTGTTTCACCAAACAGTAGTGTATCTGTCCAATTCTGAATTATTGGAATATTCCCATTCAATGAAAATCCAATATCCAAAGCAAGTAAACTATCATTTCCCACATTTTTTAAAATAACTTTTACTAATACAGTATCGCCTTCACCTTCTGTACTTTGTGGATCAATTATTTCAACAATAGCAGCATCTATAGCGTTTTCAGGAAAAAGTTCAAAAAATTGCAAATATTTTTCCATCAATAAATCTTTGGTATTTAAAAGTG from Bacteroidota bacterium includes these protein-coding regions:
- a CDS encoding T9SS type A sorting domain-containing protein → MIKFSTQSRNQFIFLVICLFFFSQQVFAQNQILIIDLDGNTNSGPAIQTAIQNNGLNVDYSTSIPTSLNQYSAVFVCLGIFSANHVLSSAEGQELANFVNSGNNIYMEGGDTWAYDNQTNVHGLFNIDGTSDGTGDLDNIMGISGSFVDTLIFNYIGENSYIDKLDIISPAFTIFENSSPVYDCAIAHDAGTYKTIGCSFEFGGLEDDTLLNTKDLLMEKYLQFFELFPENAIDAAIVEIIDPQSTEGEGDTVLVKVILKNVGNDSLLALDIGFSLNGNIPIIQNWTDTLLFGETDTVDLQTVVIPQGFSEICAYTILPTDSFNINDTICKDIFAIPANDAGIVEIQSIPSVAGSHNIYTKIQNFGYSNLQNLTLEWKVDSIVGDSVLWTGNINQNSISDFILVGNFNFAVGSHEITVNTSNPNGVADINNLEDTLSTSITFFSPTLIDTFPYCESFEDTIGFWQQLSDDDFDWTSDENGTQTGNTGPSSATDGNFYLYTEASSPRVQGDIAIVEALFDFTSFSFPEISFDYHMYGTGMGSMHLDIYDTIWHEDVWQMFGNQGNSWNQAIIPIIDFGGQDSIVIRFRGIVGNGIGPTYRSDMAIDNFCISEPLFDDMGVVSFLTPTEYICSSNSEIVSVVFMNYGAMTQSNIPIKLIATDPVGVSLTFFDTLIGPIGASELDTIYFNNIDLSISGIYSLSCFCTLQNDQNLLNDSISFNTNTISAISSFPYTENFESVNNYFNLFSYQYSDIYIFNEGSNKALRFEGGISQALWTGYSGSVTAQNAWEDNTAYHSSAISCNIDASSLQGLVLQFDLKQKHTNSNDNSWFRVLINDSIQISDEYGVSNFNPNTSTSDPYEPLKFNLSAYSGGNFSLSFQACCKYNGDYNSTNYPDGDQALIDNIVLYEPDPNDVGVISIVEPNGIICGNISQEVEVIISNNGGAEQFDIPITVELTDPLGNNQVVSGIYTDTILPGNNENMILGTFNTTFAGNYQILAYTSLSTDSIFFNDSIISGFGTIANISQFPFVEDFQTANTDYFNIYDNSQSSAYYFNDNGDIVLRFEGNTNSGWYGSSGSISPQNAWINNSAHHSGAISCNVEANTLQFLNMDIDFRQSDIITITDYSWFRVLVNDTIQLSDINGVSNFNPNLPQGDPYQVRTFILDDFCGSDFKLTLQASCKYDSSYSYQSVDYPEGDAVFIRSISIYEPPEIDILVNSIIGIPEISCDLSNNQSIGVNFTNNGMDTLFIGQEIPFSFSINNNSPIQDTMILNTNLANAESVNHTFSTTADFSDDGEHIITAWAEMPGDPILANDTAMASAFNILNISTFPYSQDFETVSDEWVPEIVSGTENWDLGNPSQTVINFAHSGNNAWMTNLNADYEDSTEIMLYSPCFDFSDIQSITISFWLFIYTEADYDGMVFESSTDGILWEKVIGENPDFYNSNFSQSTILDEPWWNGYTGAWQEYSTSTGEFAGISSVRFRFRFASDGNTNYEGIAIDDFLLQKIFLCETSENSSVCNGDSTEISVIATGGSLPYTYNWSPTTGLSDPTISNPMASPQFTTSYNVTVTDASGAETASFVVVVVNPVPDVQIVQNIALNNFIMLDAGPGYISYEWSTGEISQTIEVTTSGTYSVTVENTSNCFGSDEVAVIVPGIFSSNFDRDIKLYPNPNKGKVFVEIGDNSSEIIVTIFDNTSKAVLSNQYKKLSKNSVIEINLKTLAKGSYFARIENNNYVTFKKIIIY